The Mesorhizobium loti genome includes a region encoding these proteins:
- a CDS encoding AI-2E family transporter produces the protein MKAEPAALGAGVAEAEDARAAARADTHLMRSLLIGIFLFMTIYALYFARAFFMPVILAFLLALTLTPIVRFLRKHGIPEVISATLLVLLSICIFASAGYLLSGPIIDLINNTSSIGQQLTERLAQLRRPFERIMQISHQVEQLTQTSQEPGIQKVAVAQSGIMSAAASNILSAGTSLTIIFVLSLFLLASGTMFYEKIIQSFARLSEKKLALRVVYDVEREISHYLLTVTIINAGLGAVIGLGLWALGMPNPLVWGVAAALLNFLPYVGALMTIVLVAVMALISFDTISYALLAPAFVLLCDIVEGQFVTPMVVGRRLEINAVAIFIAIAFWSWLWGFVGALMAVPLLVVIKVFCDHFDGLSHVGNFLAAQQTTVVEEDNSADTEPAKG, from the coding sequence ATGAAAGCCGAACCCGCCGCTTTGGGCGCAGGCGTTGCCGAGGCTGAAGACGCGCGCGCCGCGGCTCGCGCCGACACGCATCTGATGCGTTCGCTGCTCATCGGCATCTTCCTGTTCATGACCATCTACGCGCTCTACTTTGCCCGCGCCTTCTTCATGCCGGTCATCCTGGCTTTCCTGCTGGCTCTGACGCTGACGCCCATCGTCCGGTTCCTGCGCAAGCACGGCATCCCCGAAGTGATTTCGGCGACCCTTCTGGTGCTCCTGTCGATCTGCATCTTCGCCAGCGCCGGCTACCTGCTCAGCGGCCCGATCATCGACCTCATCAACAACACCTCGTCGATCGGCCAGCAGCTCACCGAACGGCTGGCGCAATTGCGGCGACCGTTCGAGAGGATCATGCAGATCTCGCATCAGGTCGAACAGCTGACCCAGACGTCGCAGGAGCCGGGCATCCAGAAGGTGGCGGTGGCGCAGTCCGGCATCATGTCGGCGGCGGCCAGCAACATCCTGTCGGCGGGAACAAGCCTCACCATCATCTTTGTGCTGTCGCTGTTCCTGCTCGCGTCCGGCACGATGTTCTATGAAAAGATCATCCAGTCCTTCGCCCGTCTCAGCGAAAAGAAGCTGGCGCTGCGCGTCGTCTATGACGTGGAACGCGAAATCTCGCACTATCTGCTCACCGTCACCATCATCAATGCCGGTCTCGGCGCCGTCATCGGCCTTGGTCTGTGGGCACTCGGCATGCCCAACCCGCTGGTATGGGGCGTCGCTGCCGCCCTGCTCAACTTCCTGCCCTATGTCGGGGCGCTGATGACCATCGTGCTTGTCGCGGTGATGGCGCTGATCAGCTTCGACACAATCTCATACGCACTGCTGGCGCCGGCTTTCGTGCTGTTGTGCGACATCGTGGAAGGCCAGTTCGTCACACCGATGGTGGTCGGCCGGCGCCTCGAGATCAACGCCGTGGCGATCTTCATCGCCATCGCCTTCTGGTCATGGCTGTGGGGCTTCGTTGGCGCCCTGATGGCGGTGCCGCTGCTGGTCGTCATCAAGGTGTTCTGCGATCACTTCGATGGGCTCAGCCACGTCGGCAATTTTCTCGCCGCGCAGCAGACGACCGTCGTCGAGGAGGACAACAGCGCCGACACCGAACCCGCGAAGGGCTGA
- a CDS encoding LLM class flavin-dependent oxidoreductase, whose protein sequence is MELGLYTFADVSPQPGPGAIGPHERLRNLIEEVELADQVGLDVFGLGEHHRPDYAASAPVVALAAAAERSKRIKLTSAVTVLSSDDPVRVFQQFATLDLLSGGRAEIMAGRGSFIESFPLFGYNLEDYDELFAEKLDLLLAIRDSVKVTWSGNLRAPINDRGVYPRPFQDRLPVWIAIGGTPQSAARAGALGLPLALAIIGGEPARFAPLFDLYREAAKRAGSDPAGLATSINVHGFIAETTEQAADDFYGPQAEVMNRIGRERGWGPTSRAHFDQSRGPDGALFVGSPEQVAEKIVAQHKIFGNDRFLLQMAIGTMPHAKIMKAIELYGTRVAPIVRKETAKAAPALAAPVA, encoded by the coding sequence ATGGAACTCGGTCTCTACACCTTTGCCGACGTCAGCCCGCAGCCAGGCCCTGGCGCCATCGGCCCGCATGAGCGGCTGCGCAACCTGATCGAGGAGGTCGAACTGGCCGACCAGGTCGGCCTCGATGTCTTCGGCCTCGGCGAGCACCACCGGCCCGACTACGCCGCCTCGGCACCGGTCGTGGCCCTGGCCGCGGCCGCCGAGCGCTCGAAGCGCATCAAGCTGACCAGCGCGGTCACCGTTCTGTCCTCCGACGACCCGGTGCGTGTCTTCCAGCAGTTTGCCACGCTCGACCTTCTGTCGGGCGGCCGCGCCGAGATCATGGCCGGGCGCGGCTCGTTCATCGAATCCTTCCCGCTGTTCGGCTACAACCTCGAGGACTATGACGAGCTCTTCGCCGAAAAGCTCGACCTGCTGCTTGCCATCCGCGATAGCGTGAAGGTCACCTGGTCCGGCAATCTGCGCGCGCCGATCAACGATCGTGGCGTTTATCCCCGGCCCTTCCAGGACAGGCTGCCGGTCTGGATCGCCATAGGTGGGACGCCGCAATCCGCCGCCCGCGCGGGCGCGCTCGGCCTGCCGCTGGCGCTCGCCATCATTGGCGGCGAGCCGGCTCGCTTCGCGCCGCTGTTCGATCTCTACCGCGAGGCCGCCAAGCGCGCCGGCAGCGATCCGGCGGGCCTTGCCACCAGCATCAACGTGCACGGCTTCATTGCCGAGACGACCGAGCAGGCGGCCGACGATTTCTACGGCCCGCAGGCGGAGGTGATGAACCGCATCGGCCGCGAGCGTGGCTGGGGCCCGACATCGCGGGCGCATTTCGACCAGTCGCGTGGTCCCGATGGCGCCTTGTTCGTCGGCAGTCCCGAGCAGGTGGCCGAGAAGATCGTCGCCCAGCACAAGATCTTCGGCAATGACCGCTTCCTGCTGCAGATGGCGATCGGCACCATGCCGCATGCCAAGATCATGAAGGCGATCGAGCTCTACGGCACCAGGGTGGCGCCGATCGTGCGCAAGGAAACGGCCAAGGCCGCGCCGGCACTGGCAGCGCCCGTCGCCTGA